DNA sequence from the Candidatus Cloacimonadota bacterium genome:
GTTTTTTATGGCCTCCGCGAAGGAACAAATGCCCGAAGAGAAAGTTAACCTGAAGTATTATTTCAAGCTCCTCTATCCTTTCGTGAGGAAGGATTTGGGGCTTTTGCTCTTTGGGCTGTTCGCGATGCTTTGCACCTCTGCGCTGCAACTGGCCTATCCCCTCATCCTGGCTGAAATCATCGACAAAAGCATCCCCCAGGGTGACGTGGCGTCGATGTACCGCTTC
Encoded proteins:
- a CDS encoding ABC transporter ATP-binding protein — encoded protein: MPEEKVNLKYYFKLLYPFVRKDLGLLLFGLFAMLCTSALQLAYPLILAEIIDKSIPQGDVASMYRFGAFFVAAVIVAGVLSYLQIVLLSKLGVKIITKFKAGVFRHLLTLPVEWF